In Verrucomicrobiota bacterium, a single genomic region encodes these proteins:
- a CDS encoding PEP-CTERM sorting domain-containing protein (PEP-CTERM proteins occur, often in large numbers, in the proteomes of bacteria that also encode an exosortase, a predicted intramembrane cysteine proteinase. The presence of a PEP-CTERM domain at a protein's C-terminus predicts cleavage within the sorting domain, followed by covalent anchoring to some some component of the (usually Gram-negative) cell surface. Many PEP-CTERM proteins exhibit an unusual sequence composition that includes large numbers of potential glycosylation sites. Expression of one such protein has been shown restore the ability of a bacterium to form floc, a type of biofilm.) yields MMKKLTYFAFALVGALALVPLKGVTISGTALSGVLNESGSPIGSGWAAFVVFDTEGNGFLLDGGIVVGDTIASGSFFESSDDYIVSFNATTFLNTVPGNASFTLGDNSIDDGDAFGIVFFDSVVSSASVSPEFGDAYGFVTDNSWVAPSNNSDTLTFGGGGTLAQVSGSQANLTVVPEPSSFAFLAGALGFGLALIRRRR; encoded by the coding sequence ATGATGAAGAAACTAACTTATTTTGCCTTTGCGTTAGTCGGTGCCTTGGCCCTGGTGCCCCTGAAGGGTGTCACTATAAGCGGTACCGCTCTTTCTGGTGTGCTGAACGAGTCTGGTTCGCCTATCGGATCAGGATGGGCTGCTTTTGTAGTTTTTGATACTGAAGGAAACGGGTTCTTACTCGACGGAGGAATCGTTGTTGGCGACACGATTGCCTCTGGTTCGTTTTTTGAGTCTTCTGACGACTACATTGTTTCGTTTAACGCGACAACGTTTCTGAACACCGTCCCTGGGAACGCATCATTCACTTTGGGCGACAACAGCATTGACGACGGTGATGCTTTTGGGATCGTATTTTTCGATAGTGTCGTATCTAGCGCGTCTGTAAGTCCAGAGTTTGGTGATGCCTATGGGTTCGTAACTGACAACTCATGGGTCGCGCCATCAAACAATTCCGACACTTTGACCTTCGGCGGTGGTGGAACGCTAGCTCAGGTTTCAGGTAGCCAAGCGAATCTGACCGTCGTGCCAGAACCTTCCTCATTCGCCTTTCTCGCGGGTGCGCTTGGCTTCGGACTGGCTCTGATCCGCCGTCGTCGATAA